One window of the Chryseobacterium shigense genome contains the following:
- a CDS encoding DUF4292 domain-containing protein: MKNWIPILLIFLTLSSCKTRNAAKHNNGNKQDSTIIAEEDNRNPKDANEPVRDKLTFYEHVLIPPKFDQIKINSKVNVETGNFIPTLDAVIYIENNTKVWMNLQAFFFTVAKGIATPEGIKGQDKTSKTYIDSDFDYLNNLLNVNFIDYKSLEKILMGRTFIKISDSQFTLTRNAQGFKMVSNNNQKIETDQKTREYKVLLNYDTNYDLLSVNLKDVLSADELEISYSNWNEYNGIRLPKNVKIIIKGSKSSQILLENTKFDFSRMETPYSVPSSYKKIEIK; this comes from the coding sequence ATGAAAAACTGGATCCCGATACTTCTCATATTCCTTACCCTGTCATCCTGTAAAACAAGAAATGCTGCCAAACACAATAATGGCAACAAACAGGACAGCACAATTATAGCAGAGGAAGATAACAGAAATCCTAAAGATGCCAATGAACCGGTAAGAGACAAACTTACCTTTTATGAACATGTACTTATCCCTCCAAAATTTGATCAGATCAAGATCAACAGTAAAGTGAATGTGGAAACCGGAAACTTTATCCCAACCCTGGATGCTGTTATTTATATTGAAAATAATACAAAGGTCTGGATGAATCTTCAGGCGTTCTTCTTTACCGTTGCAAAAGGTATTGCTACTCCTGAAGGTATCAAAGGCCAGGATAAAACCAGTAAAACCTACATTGATTCAGATTTTGACTACTTAAACAACCTGCTTAACGTCAATTTCATCGATTATAAATCGCTGGAAAAAATACTGATGGGCAGAACTTTTATAAAAATCAGTGATTCACAGTTTACTCTTACCAGAAATGCGCAGGGCTTTAAAATGGTTTCCAATAACAACCAGAAAATTGAGACCGATCAGAAAACCAGAGAATATAAAGTTCTTCTTAATTATGACACCAATTATGATCTTCTGAGCGTAAATTTAAAGGATGTTTTGTCTGCTGACGAACTGGAAATCTCTTACAGTAACTGGAATGAATACAACGGAATCCGCCTTCCAAAAAATGTTAAAATAATTATAAAAGGTTCAAAATCTAGTCAGATTTTACTGGAAAACACGAAATTTGACTTTTCGAGGATGGAAACACCTTATTCTGTACCATCCAGTTATAAGAAAATCGAGATTAAATGA
- the ribA gene encoding GTP cyclohydrolase II, producing the protein MIKIQAEANVPTEHGSFRMIAFSENENDWMPHMAIVAENTDFSKPVNVRFHSECITGEVFHSKKCECGQQLDAAMKYTHENGGIIVYLRQEGRNIGIINKLKAYSLQEKGLDTVQANLELGLPADDRNFGVAIEILNLLEVKDINLLTNNPEKVKYVENSNIHLNSRVPLQIPANEISKGYLQTKKDFFGHLLDDNDN; encoded by the coding sequence ATGATTAAAATTCAGGCAGAAGCCAATGTTCCTACAGAGCACGGCTCTTTCCGAATGATCGCTTTCTCCGAAAACGAAAACGACTGGATGCCGCACATGGCCATCGTAGCAGAAAATACAGATTTTTCAAAACCGGTGAACGTACGTTTCCATTCCGAATGCATTACCGGAGAAGTTTTCCATTCAAAAAAATGTGAATGCGGGCAGCAACTGGATGCCGCAATGAAATATACCCACGAGAACGGCGGAATTATTGTATACCTTCGCCAGGAGGGGAGAAATATAGGAATCATCAACAAACTTAAAGCATATTCTCTACAGGAAAAGGGTCTTGATACCGTACAGGCTAACCTGGAACTGGGCCTTCCTGCTGATGACAGAAACTTTGGAGTAGCCATTGAGATCCTTAACCTTTTAGAGGTAAAAGACATCAATCTTTTGACTAACAATCCTGAAAAGGTAAAATACGTCGAAAACAGCAATATCCACCTTAATTCAAGGGTTCCTTTACAGATCCCGGCAAATGAGATAAGTAAAGGCTATCTGCAGACTAAAAAAGACTTCTTTGGGCATTTACTCGATGATAATGACAATTAG
- a CDS encoding M23 family metallopeptidase — MIRKFSFLIGILMFGLHQGQQSKEQLQKQNADLKKQIVQINTDLAKTRTESKLSVAYLDNVNKKLTLREKVYTNTQKEKRFIEDEIYLRQLEINRQNKELAVLRKNYAEVLVNAYKNKGVQNKVTFILSSKNLGEAIRRVQYLKQYADYQDKKAAEISNAAAQIKKSIAQKQNSAREKDNLLVNQQKDLATINVERAQKEQLLADFKKNEAKLTVELKQKQVQSKALEGQIRAIIAEEIRIAKAEEEARRKAEAEKIRMAKIIADREKARIEAEAKAKAEALERERKIAEAEAKKAAELAAKRAEEERKRSEEAARAEASAKDEARRIAAKKASDEANARAKEASDKLIAARAAEAALNKKKEEEKKAAETKAMTSYGVTTTTGSSFADSRGRLGYPADRAGQITHRFGRQPHPVFKNIVEDNTGIKIAVPSGTRAKSVYPGSVSSVLANSDGTKTVMVKHGNYFTIYSNLANVSVSKGQQVSSGTPVGTVAQDFDGSYTLDFQVWNGNTPVDPLGWISY, encoded by the coding sequence ATGATTAGAAAATTTAGCTTTTTAATAGGTATCCTCATGTTCGGCCTGCATCAGGGACAGCAGAGCAAGGAACAGCTTCAGAAACAGAATGCCGATCTTAAAAAACAAATTGTACAAATAAATACAGATCTGGCAAAAACCAGAACTGAATCCAAACTTTCAGTTGCCTACCTTGATAACGTCAATAAAAAATTAACTTTAAGAGAAAAGGTTTATACCAATACTCAGAAAGAAAAAAGATTTATTGAAGACGAGATCTATCTGCGTCAGCTGGAAATCAACCGCCAAAACAAAGAATTGGCAGTTCTGAGAAAGAACTATGCTGAAGTTCTCGTAAATGCATACAAAAACAAAGGAGTACAGAACAAAGTAACCTTCATTCTTTCATCCAAAAACTTAGGAGAAGCTATAAGAAGAGTACAGTACTTAAAGCAGTATGCTGATTATCAGGATAAAAAAGCTGCAGAGATAAGCAATGCAGCAGCACAGATCAAAAAATCAATCGCGCAAAAACAGAACTCTGCAAGAGAAAAAGACAATCTTCTGGTTAATCAGCAGAAAGATCTGGCAACCATCAATGTAGAAAGGGCACAGAAAGAACAGCTGCTGGCAGATTTCAAGAAGAATGAAGCCAAACTTACTGTAGAGCTTAAACAAAAGCAGGTGCAGTCCAAAGCTTTGGAAGGACAGATCAGAGCCATTATTGCGGAAGAAATCAGAATAGCAAAAGCTGAAGAAGAAGCAAGAAGAAAAGCAGAAGCTGAAAAAATCCGTATGGCTAAAATTATTGCAGACAGAGAAAAAGCAAGAATTGAAGCCGAAGCAAAAGCCAAAGCCGAAGCACTGGAAAGAGAAAGGAAAATAGCCGAAGCTGAAGCTAAAAAAGCAGCAGAATTAGCCGCAAAAAGAGCAGAAGAAGAAAGAAAACGAAGTGAAGAGGCAGCAAGAGCCGAAGCCAGCGCAAAAGACGAAGCACGAAGAATAGCTGCTAAAAAAGCATCAGACGAGGCCAATGCCAGAGCAAAAGAAGCATCAGACAAACTTATCGCAGCAAGAGCCGCAGAAGCCGCACTAAACAAGAAAAAAGAAGAAGAGAAAAAGGCCGCTGAAACCAAAGCAATGACCAGCTATGGAGTTACCACAACTACCGGTAGCAGCTTTGCAGACAGCAGAGGAAGACTTGGCTATCCTGCAGACAGAGCAGGACAGATTACCCACCGATTTGGAAGACAGCCACACCCGGTTTTCAAAAATATTGTTGAGGATAATACAGGAATTAAAATAGCAGTACCATCAGGAACCCGTGCTAAATCTGTATATCCGGGATCAGTCTCTTCTGTATTGGCCAACAGTGACGGAACAAAAACCGTTATGGTGAAGCATGGAAACTATTTTACAATCTATTCCAATTTGGCAAACGTAAGTGTATCCAAAGGACAGCAGGTGTCTTCCGGCACTCCCGTAGGTACGGTAGCCCAGGACTTCGATGGTTCTTACACCCTTGATTTCCAGGTATGGAACGGAAATACGCCAGTTGATCCGTTAGGTTGGATTTCATATTAA
- a CDS encoding twin-arginine translocase TatA/TatE family subunit, which yields MNTLTILALSWQHILIVAILLVLLFGGKKIPELMRGVGSGIKEFKDAVKEEDKPGSENKASSTNNNNTTSN from the coding sequence ATGAACACACTAACAATACTAGCCTTATCTTGGCAGCACATCCTTATCGTGGCTATACTTCTTGTATTGCTGTTTGGAGGAAAGAAAATTCCGGAATTAATGAGAGGAGTTGGTTCAGGAATCAAGGAATTTAAAGATGCCGTGAAGGAAGAAGACAAACCAGGTTCTGAAAACAAAGCCTCTTCTACCAACAATAACAATACTACAAGCAACTAA
- a CDS encoding DUF4254 domain-containing protein, with protein sequence MNFTETAWKVFNQSIEDYHVSDDVNTLINNPFEKDSLERILYAKNWIDTVQWHLEDIIRDENIDPAEALQLKRTIDASNQKRTDLVEFIDSWFLTKFENITPEPDAKINTETPAWAVDRLSILALKVYHMSLEANRESASEEHRANCQAKLDVLLTQKEDLSTSIDQLLTDIECGNVKMKVYKQMKMYNDDSLNPILYQKGQQK encoded by the coding sequence ATGAATTTTACCGAGACTGCATGGAAAGTCTTCAATCAATCTATTGAAGACTATCACGTGTCCGATGACGTTAACACTCTAATTAATAACCCGTTCGAAAAAGACAGTTTGGAACGGATTTTGTATGCAAAGAACTGGATTGATACCGTTCAATGGCATTTGGAAGATATTATTAGAGATGAAAATATTGATCCTGCTGAAGCTCTTCAACTGAAGAGAACAATAGATGCATCCAACCAGAAAAGAACAGATCTGGTTGAATTTATCGACAGCTGGTTCCTTACAAAGTTTGAAAATATAACTCCAGAACCTGATGCAAAAATCAATACTGAAACTCCCGCTTGGGCTGTAGACAGATTATCAATTCTTGCATTAAAGGTTTATCATATGTCATTAGAAGCCAATAGAGAATCCGCTTCTGAAGAGCACCGTGCCAACTGCCAGGCTAAACTGGATGTACTGCTTACTCAGAAAGAAGACCTATCAACTTCTATAGATCAGTTGCTTACTGATATTGAATGCGGTAATGTTAAGATGAAAGTATACAAACAAATGAAAATGTATAACGATGATAGTCTTAACCCGATCCTTTATCAAAAGGGGCAGCAAAAATGA